A genomic window from Companilactobacillus alimentarius DSM 20249 includes:
- a CDS encoding amino acid ABC transporter ATP-binding protein: MLKLTNITKSFDGKTILDNLNLEVKDNSILSIVGPSGAGKTTLLRCIAGLERVDSGTFSLNNQPFDPYDESVKERVIGVVFQDFNLFPHLSVMENISLAPKLVLKQDQTTVQNNVNNLLEQLGLTSLKNQYPFELSGGQKQRVAIARALAMQPQILCYDEPTSALDPSLRDTVAQVILDLKKTGITQIVITHDPDFAKKIADQLLEVKPLND, encoded by the coding sequence ATGTTGAAATTAACAAATATCACAAAAAGTTTTGATGGCAAAACCATTCTTGATAATTTAAATTTAGAAGTCAAAGATAATTCAATTTTAAGTATCGTGGGTCCCAGTGGTGCTGGTAAAACAACCCTCTTACGTTGTATTGCAGGACTAGAAAGAGTCGATTCAGGAACTTTTTCTTTAAATAATCAACCATTCGATCCTTATGATGAATCAGTCAAAGAACGGGTCATTGGCGTCGTCTTCCAAGATTTCAATCTTTTCCCTCATCTGTCAGTCATGGAAAACATTTCTTTAGCACCAAAATTGGTCCTAAAACAAGATCAAACTACCGTTCAAAATAACGTCAATAACCTGTTGGAACAATTAGGACTCACTTCTTTAAAAAATCAATATCCGTTCGAACTATCAGGTGGACAAAAACAACGAGTTGCCATTGCGAGAGCTTTGGCTATGCAACCACAAATACTCTGCTACGATGAACCAACTTCCGCACTCGATCCTAGTTTGCGTGACACCGTGGCTCAAGTTATCCTTGATTTGAAAAAAACTGGCATTACACAAATTGTCATTACTCATGATCCTGATTTTGCTAAAAAAATTGCCGATCAATTGCTCGAAGTTAAACCGTTAAACGATTAG
- a CDS encoding amino acid ABC transporter permease has protein sequence MINYIFEILPSLLSGTVMTLKIFFWTLICSLPLGILVSLGRSSKFKPLSWIISFYIWVMRGTPLLLQLIFVFYGLPNMPFAHIVFERYDAALFAFILNYTAYFAEIFRGGFGTVSTGQFEGAKVLGLNYWQTIRKIIIPQVVKIVLPSIGNEVINLVKDSSLVYVIGLGDLLRAGNIASSRDVTLLPLVLVGIIYLLLTLICTWILKILEKRFSYYR, from the coding sequence ATGATCAATTATATTTTTGAAATTTTACCATCGCTTCTCAGCGGTACCGTTATGACTTTGAAAATCTTCTTTTGGACTTTGATCTGTTCATTGCCACTAGGAATATTAGTATCACTAGGACGCAGTTCTAAATTCAAACCATTGAGTTGGATTATCTCATTTTATATCTGGGTTATGCGTGGAACTCCATTACTTCTACAACTGATTTTCGTTTTCTACGGACTACCTAATATGCCCTTTGCCCATATTGTTTTTGAAAGATATGATGCGGCCCTCTTCGCTTTTATCCTCAATTACACTGCTTATTTTGCCGAGATTTTCCGTGGTGGCTTTGGAACTGTCAGCACTGGACAATTCGAGGGCGCTAAAGTTTTAGGACTAAATTATTGGCAAACAATTCGTAAAATAATCATTCCACAAGTTGTTAAGATTGTCCTACCTTCAATTGGTAACGAAGTTATTAACTTAGTTAAAGATTCATCTTTGGTTTATGTAATTGGTCTAGGGGATCTCTTAAGAGCTGGAAATATTGCCAGTTCCCGTGACGTTACCTTATTACCACTAGTTTTAGTGGGTATCATCTATCTACTGTTAACTTTGATCTGCACTTGGATCTTAAAAATCTTAGAAAAGCGCTTTAGTTATTACCGTTAG
- a CDS encoding DUF975 family protein, with protein sequence MNTNNRISALEVRRDAHRAFFKDIKGNVALNIIPILLRFLAVYFGMKIYTSWMANINVNLADPEQASRRLSEISTSMANDPSSAAQYMLSLTPESNVIIYAFFFFFVMICAGISYTLVDKIRNPDYQINALKDSLQAFTGRYFFPLLLITALLGLFLEAGFMLYIIPGIWFLVIFSQSFLIFKDDVAVQGKWNLRIAFSSFSRSTILMRGYKWTYFSICLEFFFWEILNALTHELLSIWLQPYEQLVMATFYQKVLQNNLKSQNKN encoded by the coding sequence ATGAATACTAACAATCGAATATCTGCTTTGGAAGTAAGAAGAGACGCTCATCGGGCTTTTTTTAAAGATATTAAGGGAAATGTTGCCCTTAATATTATTCCGATTCTCTTAAGGTTCTTAGCAGTATATTTTGGAATGAAAATTTATACGAGTTGGATGGCTAATATTAATGTTAATTTAGCTGATCCAGAGCAGGCTAGCCGTCGCCTGTCAGAAATATCAACAAGTATGGCTAATGATCCTAGTTCAGCGGCACAATACATGTTGAGTTTGACACCTGAAAGTAATGTCATTATCTATGCATTCTTTTTCTTCTTTGTCATGATTTGTGCGGGGATTTCTTATACTTTGGTAGACAAAATACGTAATCCCGATTATCAAATCAATGCTTTGAAGGATAGCTTGCAAGCTTTCACGGGAAGATATTTCTTTCCACTGTTGCTCATAACGGCGTTATTGGGATTATTTTTAGAAGCTGGTTTTATGCTTTATATAATTCCAGGAATCTGGTTTTTGGTTATCTTTTCTCAGTCTTTTTTAATTTTTAAAGATGACGTTGCCGTGCAGGGAAAATGGAATTTACGAATAGCATTTTCTAGTTTCAGTCGCAGTACAATTTTAATGCGTGGCTATAAATGGACTTACTTTTCCATCTGTTTAGAGTTTTTCTTCTGGGAAATTCTGAATGCATTGACGCATGAATTGTTATCAATTTGGTTGCAACCATACGAGCAATTGGTGATGGCGACGTTCTATCAAAAAGTTTTACAAAATAATTTGAAATCTCAGAATAAGAACTGA
- a CDS encoding PadR family transcriptional regulator codes for MAIQVSTEILEGSVLALLTREDYYGYAITREVQKVFPISESTMYPILRRLKKEGWLSTYDEAYEGRNRRYYKITRLGEEQLEQIKKNWQELKSATDKILEGNNE; via the coding sequence ATGGCGATTCAAGTATCAACTGAGATTCTTGAAGGTTCTGTTTTAGCCCTGCTGACAAGAGAAGATTATTATGGGTACGCAATTACTAGAGAAGTTCAGAAGGTTTTTCCAATTTCTGAATCGACGATGTATCCCATTTTACGACGCTTGAAAAAAGAAGGTTGGCTGAGTACTTATGACGAAGCCTATGAAGGGCGTAATCGTCGGTATTATAAGATTACTCGACTAGGTGAAGAGCAGCTGGAACAAATCAAAAAGAATTGGCAGGAATTAAAGAGCGCTACTGACAAAATTTTGGAGGGGAATAATGAGTAA
- a CDS encoding HdeD family acid-resistance protein, giving the protein MVDPKKRFDWFGFIVGLVSLYAGYLVTWYPLKSLSTIAVIFGFFVIIRGVYQLWFGSQMTRVLGVRSGWTIFTAIIDIIIGIIFISHIQVGVVFIVYMFAIWFLLDAIFQIFTSRFYHFFGRKYYILIVILACLNLLFAIILLFNPVLAGGFIVFMLAFFFFATGIAEIIEAF; this is encoded by the coding sequence ATGGTCGATCCTAAAAAGCGATTTGACTGGTTTGGATTCATTGTTGGATTGGTTTCTTTGTATGCAGGCTATTTAGTAACTTGGTATCCATTGAAGAGCTTATCTACAATTGCTGTAATATTCGGATTTTTTGTGATTATTAGAGGAGTTTACCAATTATGGTTCGGTTCACAGATGACGAGAGTTTTAGGAGTCAGAAGCGGCTGGACGATTTTTACAGCTATTATTGATATTATTATTGGAATTATTTTTATTTCACATATTCAAGTAGGTGTCGTATTTATTGTTTATATGTTTGCCATTTGGTTCCTGTTGGATGCAATCTTTCAAATATTTACGTCACGTTTCTATCATTTTTTTGGTAGAAAATATTATATTCTGATTGTGATTTTAGCATGTTTGAATCTTTTGTTTGCGATAATCTTGTTGTTTAATCCAGTATTAGCTGGAGGCTTTATCGTCTTCATGTTAGCCTTCTTCTTCTTTGCTACTGGAATTGCAGAAATTATCGAAGCATTTTAA
- a CDS encoding transporter substrate-binding domain-containing protein: protein MKKKILIFIALLFFALGLTGCSSNQKSVAQQANTADTWSHIKKRGRVIIGLDDTFVPMGFRQKDGKLVGFDIDLAKAVFKQYGIKADFQPIDWNMKETELRNQTIDLIWNGYTITPAREKQLAFSRPYMANRQVLVTKTSEKINSFKGMQNKTLGVQTSSSGASLLDEHPTMLKNYIKNKTPVLYDSFNNALMDLDDNRIQGLLIDSVYAGYYISKEKDPDSYNTTRGGFSGEDFAVGMRKGDKTLKKKIDTGLQHLSNTGELQKISQKWFGNSDNILIKPNNK, encoded by the coding sequence ATGAAGAAAAAAATTTTAATATTTATCGCACTATTATTCTTTGCCTTGGGATTGACCGGTTGCAGCAGCAATCAAAAGTCGGTCGCTCAACAAGCTAATACTGCTGATACTTGGTCACACATCAAAAAACGCGGTCGAGTTATTATCGGTTTAGACGATACTTTCGTGCCAATGGGCTTTCGACAAAAAGATGGCAAGCTTGTCGGTTTCGATATTGATTTAGCCAAAGCAGTTTTCAAACAGTACGGTATCAAAGCTGACTTTCAGCCTATTGATTGGAATATGAAAGAAACTGAACTTAGAAACCAGACAATTGATCTAATCTGGAATGGTTATACGATTACACCAGCTAGAGAAAAACAATTAGCCTTCTCACGTCCTTATATGGCTAACCGTCAAGTTCTAGTAACTAAGACTTCAGAGAAAATCAATTCCTTCAAAGGTATGCAGAATAAAACCTTAGGAGTTCAAACCAGTTCTTCTGGTGCCAGTTTGCTGGACGAACATCCCACAATGTTAAAAAATTACATCAAGAATAAAACGCCAGTCCTCTATGATTCCTTTAATAATGCTTTAATGGACCTAGATGACAATCGGATTCAAGGACTCTTGATTGATAGTGTCTACGCTGGTTACTATATTAGTAAAGAAAAAGATCCCGATTCATACAACACGACCCGCGGCGGTTTCAGTGGTGAAGACTTTGCCGTTGGTATGCGTAAAGGCGACAAAACTCTCAAGAAAAAAATTGACACCGGATTGCAACATTTATCTAACACTGGTGAGTTACAAAAAATTAGTCAAAAGTGGTTTGGTAATTCTGACAATATTCTAATAAAACCAAATAATAAGTAA
- a CDS encoding metal-dependent transcriptional regulator, translating to MSPNKENYLKTIYELNYDFTKITNKRISEIMNVSAPSVTEMLNSLSSEGYLTHTPYNKIVLTPKGNKVSEKLVRTHRLWEVFLHECLKYPVDNVHHNADALEHASDDGLIDHLNDFLDHPQRCPHGGIIPGNGQGETDADDKLLSMIPDNTKVQIVRVSDNYDFLQYFGSLNLEIDDTIEVLKHEKFDNSLVVKKEDGTKLTIGAKAIDYIFVELR from the coding sequence TTGTCCCCTAACAAAGAAAACTATCTAAAAACTATATACGAACTAAATTATGATTTCACTAAAATCACCAATAAGCGTATCTCTGAAATCATGAATGTCTCCGCACCTTCGGTCACAGAAATGTTGAATTCTTTATCGAGCGAAGGATATTTGACACACACGCCATACAATAAAATTGTTCTAACTCCTAAGGGTAATAAAGTCTCCGAAAAGTTAGTTAGAACACATAGACTTTGGGAAGTCTTCCTACATGAATGTTTGAAATACCCAGTTGATAACGTTCATCACAACGCTGACGCCTTGGAACATGCTTCAGATGATGGTTTAATTGACCATCTAAATGATTTTTTGGATCATCCCCAACGTTGTCCTCACGGTGGAATTATCCCCGGTAATGGTCAGGGAGAAACTGATGCTGATGACAAATTGCTCAGTATGATTCCTGACAATACTAAGGTCCAGATCGTCAGAGTTTCTGATAATTATGACTTTCTACAATATTTTGGTAGTTTGAATCTAGAAATTGATGATACAATTGAAGTTCTCAAACATGAAAAATTTGATAATTCCTTAGTTGTAAAAAAAGAAGATGGTACCAAATTAACTATCGGCGCTAAAGCAATTGATTATATTTTCGTCGAATTAAGATAA
- a CDS encoding nucleoside 2-deoxyribosyltransferase, which produces MEKKNRVYLAGPFFSENQIKRLDEIQALLEKNSTIGDIFRPGKHEYTAAEFGSLEWQTAVYKHDINNINISDVVVAMLDYKLEEKEMEPDSGTMWECGYAVANNIPVIGVRNNSDEPLNLMLAGSLTAFFNGHDSIQKIKDYDFNSLMTRYENVKVL; this is translated from the coding sequence ATGGAAAAGAAGAATCGAGTATACCTTGCCGGACCTTTTTTCAGTGAAAATCAAATTAAACGCTTAGACGAAATTCAAGCCCTATTAGAAAAGAACTCTACTATTGGAGATATTTTTAGACCTGGGAAGCATGAATACACCGCTGCCGAATTTGGTTCACTCGAATGGCAAACCGCCGTTTATAAACACGATATAAACAACATTAATATTTCCGATGTAGTAGTCGCAATGTTAGACTATAAATTGGAAGAAAAAGAAATGGAACCAGATTCCGGAACCATGTGGGAATGTGGCTATGCAGTGGCTAACAACATTCCAGTTATTGGAGTTAGAAATAATTCTGATGAGCCATTAAATCTCATGCTAGCCGGAAGCTTAACTGCCTTTTTCAATGGTCATGACAGCATTCAAAAAATTAAGGACTACGACTTCAATTCATTGATGACCAGATATGAAAATGTCAAGGTACTGTAG
- a CDS encoding TetR/AcrR family transcriptional regulator: MSQVTQRTEKSIITAMISLLQKKPFEKITVGDICDEALINHSTFYRYFSDKYALLHAVFSYLLDDLLNNTTNSKTIVTQIADFMEKNSKFMHHISPQYQTKANLYPEFRSILRDIVKTKSKDPNSQNDPLIKMITESDTPELMISFIVGGLIGLVEYLEDNDFNVSYDKFIEFAGNFFSQWGKG, translated from the coding sequence ATGTCACAAGTAACCCAACGAACCGAAAAATCAATTATAACTGCTATGATTTCTTTATTACAAAAGAAACCTTTTGAGAAAATCACGGTTGGTGACATATGTGACGAGGCCCTGATCAACCACAGCACTTTCTACCGTTATTTCAGTGACAAGTATGCGTTATTACATGCCGTTTTCTCCTATCTACTAGACGACTTGCTTAACAACACTACCAATTCCAAAACCATCGTTACCCAGATTGCCGACTTTATGGAAAAGAACAGCAAGTTCATGCATCACATTTCACCGCAGTATCAAACAAAAGCTAACCTTTATCCTGAATTTAGAAGTATTTTACGCGATATTGTTAAAACCAAAAGTAAGGACCCTAACAGTCAAAATGATCCTTTAATTAAGATGATCACCGAATCAGATACCCCCGAATTAATGATTAGCTTCATCGTCGGTGGTTTGATTGGACTAGTTGAATACTTGGAAGACAATGACTTTAATGTTTCTTATGATAAGTTTATAGAGTTCGCCGGAAATTTCTTCAGCCAATGGGGCAAAGGATAA
- a CDS encoding HAD hydrolase-like protein: MKYIFFDFDGTIANTKLGTVKALAYMAQTLKLDDLGPDTYQKFIGPAITESLGKFYPDLPKSRYQEAIDAYDAYYKTEGLYQLTLYPQIEDVLAALKDDGYQLYISSAKVESLIKKLITHLNLDDYFTGLYGASEDEITRSSKEDILKYALENAQAKKDESIIIGDRATDIIGGIKNNIHTLGITYGFGSFQELREAGAESILEDPTELPSEIRSF; this comes from the coding sequence ATGAAATATATATTTTTCGATTTCGATGGCACAATTGCCAACACCAAACTAGGTACCGTTAAAGCCTTAGCTTATATGGCTCAAACTTTAAAACTAGACGACCTTGGACCTGACACTTATCAGAAGTTCATTGGACCAGCTATTACCGAAAGTCTGGGAAAGTTTTACCCTGATTTACCCAAATCACGCTACCAGGAAGCTATCGATGCTTATGATGCCTACTATAAAACTGAAGGGCTCTATCAATTAACGCTTTATCCACAAATTGAAGATGTTCTGGCAGCTTTAAAAGATGACGGATACCAATTATATATTTCTTCAGCCAAAGTTGAATCATTGATAAAGAAATTAATCACTCACTTAAATTTAGACGACTACTTCACTGGTCTTTACGGCGCTTCTGAAGATGAAATAACACGTTCTTCTAAAGAAGATATTTTAAAATATGCCTTAGAAAATGCCCAAGCCAAAAAGGATGAATCAATCATTATCGGCGATCGTGCTACTGATATTATCGGTGGCATTAAAAATAATATCCATACATTGGGAATAACTTATGGCTTTGGTAGCTTTCAAGAATTGCGTGAAGCCGGGGCTGAATCAATCTTAGAAGACCCCACTGAATTGCCTTCTGAAATTAGGTCATTTTAA
- a CDS encoding ADP-ribosylglycohydrolase family protein: protein MNIAQIKNILYSGIVGDAIGVPFEFAKRDSYYVDTMESGGTWEQPAGSWSDDTSFTLPLMSNLVEGGDYEQLMQKFEEYMYDNQFTPNNIAFGIGQTCAKAIRNWSINHYPALECGDPSEFANGNGALMRLAPLAIDLRNESDLKKRLALTKNYTTLTHRHPRAIMASYIYLEILHSLLNGKNLTDTLQVLPNEFRGAVDAIEWKEFDYYQAIFQPGFKDRSRDNIKSTGYVVDTLLAVVWTVLNSKSINEAIILAVNLGEDTDTIASIAGTMASCQYLSDRVDSNWVGQLQNLPLLQGIIDPFAKIEAK, encoded by the coding sequence GTGAATATTGCTCAGATTAAAAATATTTTATATTCAGGAATCGTGGGAGATGCCATTGGTGTTCCGTTTGAGTTTGCTAAACGGGATTCTTATTATGTCGATACGATGGAAAGTGGCGGTACTTGGGAACAACCAGCGGGTAGTTGGTCGGATGATACTTCCTTTACATTACCCTTAATGAGTAATTTGGTTGAAGGCGGAGATTATGAACAATTAATGCAGAAATTTGAAGAGTACATGTATGACAATCAATTCACGCCTAATAATATAGCCTTTGGGATTGGACAAACGTGTGCTAAAGCGATTCGAAATTGGTCAATAAATCATTATCCAGCACTTGAATGTGGTGATCCGAGTGAATTTGCAAACGGCAATGGTGCTCTCATGCGTCTGGCACCACTAGCAATTGATTTGAGAAATGAATCTGATTTGAAAAAGAGATTAGCTTTAACAAAGAATTATACAACTTTGACCCATCGTCATCCTCGAGCAATTATGGCCAGTTATATTTATTTAGAAATATTACACAGTTTATTAAATGGAAAAAATCTTACCGATACTTTACAAGTTTTACCCAATGAATTTCGTGGAGCTGTTGATGCGATTGAATGGAAAGAATTCGATTATTATCAAGCTATTTTTCAGCCAGGATTTAAGGATCGTAGTCGCGATAATATCAAATCGACTGGTTATGTGGTAGATACTTTATTAGCAGTAGTTTGGACTGTTTTGAATTCTAAATCAATCAATGAAGCAATTATTTTAGCGGTCAATTTAGGAGAGGATACAGATACGATTGCTAGTATTGCAGGAACAATGGCTAGCTGCCAGTATTTGTCTGATCGAGTTGATTCAAATTGGGTCGGTCAATTACAAAATTTACCCTTATTGCAGGGGATTATTGATCCGTTTGCCAAAATAGAAGCAAAATAA
- a CDS encoding DegV family protein: protein MYRIITDSECDLPVEFLKTNNVDAIYFHTEIEGQELVNDFGKSYPLTKFYEQIKAGVLPTTTQVNIGEYTEFFKKYVEKDIPIVYVGFSGGLSGSMSSARQAREIILEDNPHAHIRIVDTLAASGGEGRLVLEAVRLQKSGASLDELVKWFDQNKLRLQQWFTVDNLTYLYHGGRISRASATLGTLLKVKPLLDVDPSGKLRFVSKIRTRKRSLITLAEKVVSAMKNDLDQPIIITTSGDWEAADFVKQHILNRVSNADVQINPIGMTISSHTGFGCVAVFVMGTENRK from the coding sequence ATGTATCGGATAATAACAGATTCAGAATGTGATCTACCGGTTGAATTTTTAAAGACTAATAATGTTGACGCAATTTATTTTCATACAGAAATTGAAGGACAAGAGTTAGTTAATGACTTCGGAAAAAGTTATCCACTAACTAAATTTTATGAACAGATTAAGGCAGGTGTTTTACCAACAACTACCCAAGTCAATATTGGCGAGTACACTGAATTTTTCAAGAAATATGTTGAAAAAGATATTCCGATTGTCTATGTTGGATTCTCCGGTGGGTTGAGTGGGTCGATGTCCAGTGCCAGACAAGCTCGTGAAATTATTTTAGAGGATAATCCCCACGCACATATTCGAATCGTTGATACCTTGGCAGCCAGTGGTGGTGAAGGCCGTTTGGTTTTGGAGGCCGTGCGATTGCAAAAATCCGGCGCCAGTTTAGATGAGTTAGTAAAGTGGTTTGATCAAAATAAACTTCGTTTGCAACAATGGTTTACGGTTGATAACCTGACATATCTCTATCACGGTGGCAGAATTTCACGCGCGTCAGCAACTTTGGGAACTTTACTCAAGGTTAAGCCGTTGTTAGATGTTGATCCAAGCGGCAAGTTGCGATTCGTTTCTAAAATTAGAACTCGAAAACGGTCTTTGATAACTTTAGCTGAAAAGGTAGTCTCAGCAATGAAGAACGATTTGGACCAACCTATTATTATCACAACTAGTGGTGACTGGGAAGCAGCCGATTTTGTTAAGCAACATATTTTAAATAGAGTCAGTAACGCCGATGTACAAATAAATCCAATCGGTATGACAATTTCAAGCCATACTGGGTTTGGTTGTGTGGCTGTTTTTGTTATGGGAACTGAAAATAGAAAGTAA
- a CDS encoding DUF1700 domain-containing protein has translation MSNRAIDSYIDEFKIYLHQLSESEQNDVVEFYQEYLTDAKLTSSDAIINKLGTPKNLARKVLADYSIKMSEENYQHVNDGRLTNNERFKKNIAMIGLVILALMASPIALPIAFVVILMLALTVALGIFLVLSFLFLVAASVIGGIGAIFMGFSVIFQSFATTVFYLGVGLVILGIDFFLIPIIIALFKWFFSVIVIFFRWLGKKLLYGRKTPIKGEKKNA, from the coding sequence ATGAGTAATAGAGCAATAGATTCTTACATTGATGAATTTAAGATATATTTACATCAATTGAGTGAATCCGAACAAAACGACGTCGTTGAATTCTATCAAGAATATTTGACCGATGCTAAGTTAACCAGTTCGGATGCAATTATCAATAAATTGGGAACGCCTAAAAATTTAGCAAGAAAAGTTTTAGCAGATTATTCCATCAAAATGTCCGAAGAGAACTATCAGCATGTCAATGATGGCCGTCTAACGAATAATGAGCGTTTTAAAAAGAACATAGCGATGATTGGTTTGGTGATTTTAGCCTTGATGGCATCCCCAATTGCCTTGCCGATTGCTTTTGTAGTGATATTAATGCTTGCGTTGACTGTTGCTTTAGGAATATTTTTAGTTTTGTCGTTTCTTTTCTTAGTAGCTGCTTCAGTAATAGGTGGGATCGGTGCCATTTTCATGGGATTTTCAGTTATTTTTCAATCATTTGCCACAACTGTTTTCTATCTAGGTGTTGGATTGGTGATTTTAGGGATCGATTTCTTTTTGATTCCAATAATTATCGCGCTGTTCAAGTGGTTCTTTAGCGTAATTGTCATCTTCTTCCGTTGGTTGGGTAAGAAGTTACTCTACGGTAGAAAGACTCCAATAAAGGGGGAGAAGAAGAATGCGTAA
- a CDS encoding DUF4097 family beta strand repeat-containing protein, producing the protein MRKYFVTGFYLLIIGGLLLLGGFIMGGNKSVTWEHGFKVVQRVDETYPLDKFKNVYVEGNDANVNIRLGDRYKVRINSEKSSAPTYKIKNDTLTVMGQKKKGMIGVGVLENDNITITIPMNESLNNVNLRVAGGDIKISDVTVNNLVKSAKDLDYDSNLYLTDATIKNIDKMNIYDAVFDIKNTKITNANLVANAHSDINATNATILKSHFNLDDSDLSIKHSNLDTIKSLANHSKISVSKTTMMNRNEFKIFGSGHFNGSSLTVDGLNLTSNNGYVRYFDKKYGNSYQNRTDAKNLLVVQTNKAPITIK; encoded by the coding sequence ATGCGTAAGTATTTTGTTACCGGTTTTTATCTACTGATAATAGGTGGATTATTGCTACTCGGTGGTTTCATTATGGGTGGTAATAAATCAGTTACCTGGGAACACGGTTTTAAGGTAGTACAAAGAGTCGATGAAACTTATCCGTTAGATAAATTTAAAAATGTCTATGTGGAGGGAAACGATGCCAATGTAAATATTCGTCTAGGGGACCGTTATAAAGTTCGTATCAATAGTGAGAAGTCTTCCGCTCCTACATACAAAATCAAAAATGATACTTTGACTGTTATGGGTCAAAAGAAAAAGGGAATGATTGGTGTTGGCGTTCTTGAAAATGATAATATAACGATTACGATTCCAATGAACGAGTCCCTTAATAATGTTAATCTGCGCGTAGCGGGTGGTGATATCAAGATAAGTGACGTAACGGTTAATAATTTAGTTAAATCAGCCAAAGATTTAGATTATGATTCGAATTTGTATTTGACTGATGCCACGATTAAAAATATTGATAAGATGAATATCTATGATGCTGTTTTTGATATAAAGAATACTAAAATCACCAATGCTAATTTGGTTGCCAATGCGCATTCTGATATCAATGCAACCAATGCAACTATTTTAAAATCTCATTTTAATTTAGATGATTCAGATTTGAGTATTAAACACTCTAATTTGGATACGATAAAATCTTTGGCAAATCATAGTAAGATTAGTGTCTCCAAGACTACTATGATGAATCGAAATGAATTCAAAATATTTGGATCGGGTCATTTCAATGGAAGCAGTTTGACAGTTGATGGTTTGAATTTAACTTCTAATAATGGTTATGTTAGATACTTTGATAAGAAGTATGGCAACAGTTATCAAAATAGAACTGATGCCAAGAACTTGTTGGTAGTACAAACGAATAAAGCTCCGATTACGATTAAGTAA
- a CDS encoding PTS sugar transporter subunit IIA, whose amino-acid sequence MLFKIFRKNHTTADIKLEDNNQLGALKLAAQKTAEEFNLDSQSVQSSLFASAAQDPTILENRVAYMFVTSDKKHKAHTMTLTFKEPVAWGNDKIPVDYLIVGVLPDGSSPDDIDHLNQKISSKISENSDKLDEIRFNDTELNKLNQSFTE is encoded by the coding sequence ATGCTATTCAAAATATTTAGAAAAAATCACACAACCGCAGATATTAAATTAGAAGATAACAATCAATTAGGTGCTTTGAAGTTGGCTGCTCAAAAGACTGCCGAAGAATTCAACCTTGACAGTCAAAGCGTTCAAAGTAGTTTATTTGCTAGTGCTGCACAGGATCCTACTATCTTGGAAAATCGGGTTGCCTACATGTTTGTCACAAGCGATAAAAAACATAAGGCACATACTATGACTTTAACCTTCAAGGAGCCTGTTGCTTGGGGAAATGATAAAATTCCCGTTGACTACTTAATTGTTGGTGTTTTGCCTGATGGCAGTAGTCCAGATGATATCGACCACTTGAATCAAAAAATCAGTAGTAAAATTTCTGAAAATTCCGATAAATTGGACGAAATCAGATTCAATGACACTGAATTAAACAAATTGAACCAATCATTTACTGAATAA